One Mya arenaria isolate MELC-2E11 chromosome 5, ASM2691426v1 genomic window carries:
- the LOC128235631 gene encoding homeobox-like protein HDP1 — protein sequence MWSDTEDEIFRSIDLNNVILVNESPKEQNVNKGDSTVNETSVQDRNENDTVVNELSSVQDRNENDNIVNELSRVQDRNENVNIVNELLHEEDENGDDNTTNENDNIVNELSSVQDRNENDNIVNELSHVRDVNEDDSTVNELSNVQDRNENGNIVNELSSVQDRNENGNIVNELSSVQDRNENGNIVNELSSVQDRNENGNIVNELSSVQDRNENDNIVNELSSVRDINKDDNTVNELSNVQDRNENNNIVNELSSVRDINKDDSTVNLLSGVQDRNENDNIVNELSRLQDAYETDNIVNGLSCLHDRNKNDNIVNEFLRVQDMNKGDNTANELSSVQDVNEDKNTVNELSLEQDVKGNDNIIKEPNTKEK from the exons ATGTGGTCAGATACAGAAGATGAGATTTTTCGATCCATAGATTTAAACAATGTCATTCTTGTAAATGAGTCACCAAaagaacaaaatgtaaataaaggtGACAGTACAGTAAATGAGACAAGTGTACAAgacagaaatgaaaatgacactGTTGTGAATGAGTTGTCAAGTGTACAAgacagaaatgaaaatgacaatattgtGAATGAGTTGTCACGTGTACAAGACAGAAACGAAAATGTCAATATTGTGAATGAGTTATTACATGAAGAAGATGAAAATGGAGACGACAATACC acaaatgaaaatgacaatattgtGAATGAGTTGTCAAGTGTACAAgacagaaatgaaaatgacaatattgtGAATGAGTTGTCACATGTACGAGATGTAAATGAAGACGACAGTACAGTAAATGAGTTGTCAAATGTTCAAGACAGAAATGAAAATGGCAATATTGTGAATGAGTTGTCAAGTGTACAAGACAGAAATGAAAATGGCAATATTGTGAATGAGTTGTCAAGTGTACAAGACAGAAATGAAAATGGCAATATTGTGAATGAGTTGTCAAGTGTACAAGACAGAAATGAAAATGGCAATATTGTGAATGAGTTGTCAAGTGTACAAgacagaaatgaaaatgacaatattgtGAATGAGTTGTCAAGTGTACGAGATATAAATAAAGACGACAATACAGTGAATGAGTTGTCAAATGTTCAAGACAGAAAcgaaaataacaatattgtgAATGAGTTGTCAAGTGTACGAGATATAAATAAAGACGACAGTACAGTGAATTTGTTGTCAGGTGTTCAAgacagaaatgaaaatgacaatattgtGAATGAGTTGTCACGTTTACAAGATGCTTATGAAACTGACAATATTGTGAATGGGTTGTCATGTTTACACgacagaaataaaaatgacaatattgtgAATGAGTTTTTACGTGTACAGGATATGAATAAAGGTGATAATACTGCCAATGAGTTATCAAGTGTACAAGATGtaaatgaagataaaaataCCGTAAATGAATTGTCCCTGGAACAAGATGTAAAAggaaatgataatattataaagGAGCCTAACACAAAGGAGAAATGA